A single region of the Mustela lutreola isolate mMusLut2 chromosome 2, mMusLut2.pri, whole genome shotgun sequence genome encodes:
- the NME6 gene encoding nucleoside diphosphate kinase 6 isoform X2 → MTSILRSPQALQLTLALIKPDAVAHPLILEAVHQQILSNKFLIVRMRELLWRKEECQQFYKEHEGRFFYQRLVEFMASGPIRAYILAHKDAIQLWRTLMGPTRVFRARHVAPDSIRGSFGLTDTRNTTHGSDEDNSCLLLHYKSPHNLVA, encoded by the exons ATGACCTCGATCTTGCGGAGCCCTCAGGCTCTCCAGCTTACTCTGGCCCTGATCAAGCCTGATGCTGTTGCTCACCCCCTGATTCTGGAG GCTGTTCATCAGCAAATTCTGAGCAACAAGTTCCTTATTGTACGAATGAGAGAACTTCTGTGGAGAAAAGAAGAATGCCAGCAGTTTTACAAAGAGCATGAAG GGCGTTTTTTCTATCAGCGGCTGGTGGAGTTCATGGCCAG CGGGCCAATCCGAGCCTACATCCTGGCCCACAAGGATGCCATCCAGCTCTGGAGGACGCTGATGGGACCCACCAGAGTGTTTCGAGCACGTCACGTGGCCCCAGATTCAATTCGTGGAAGTTTTGGCCTCACTGACACCCGCAACACAACCCATGGCTCTG ATGAGGATAACAGCTGCCTATTGCTGCACTACAAATCACCTCACAATCTAGTGGCTTAG
- the NME6 gene encoding nucleoside diphosphate kinase 6 isoform X3: MRELLWRKEECQQFYKEHEGRFFYQRLVEFMASGPIRAYILAHKDAIQLWRTLMGPTRVFRARHVAPDSIRGSFGLTDTRNTTHGSDSVVSASREIAAFFPDFSEQRWYEEEEPQLRCGPVRYSPEGGIHCAARPGGPGPA; the protein is encoded by the exons ATGAGAGAACTTCTGTGGAGAAAAGAAGAATGCCAGCAGTTTTACAAAGAGCATGAAG GGCGTTTTTTCTATCAGCGGCTGGTGGAGTTCATGGCCAG CGGGCCAATCCGAGCCTACATCCTGGCCCACAAGGATGCCATCCAGCTCTGGAGGACGCTGATGGGACCCACCAGAGTGTTTCGAGCACGTCACGTGGCCCCAGATTCAATTCGTGGAAGTTTTGGCCTCACTGACACCCGCAACACAACCCATGGCTCTG ACTCTGTGGTTTCAGCCAGTAGAGAGATTGCAGCCTTCTTCCCTGACTTCAGTGAACAGCGCTGGTATGAGGAAGAGGAGCCCCAGTTGCGCTGTGGGCCCGTGCGCTACAGCCCAGAGGGAGGCATCCACTGTGCAGCCAGACCAGGAGGCCCAGGACCAGCCTGA
- the NME6 gene encoding nucleoside diphosphate kinase 6 isoform X1 — protein sequence MTSILRSPQALQLTLALIKPDAVAHPLILEAVHQQILSNKFLIVRMRELLWRKEECQQFYKEHEGRFFYQRLVEFMASGPIRAYILAHKDAIQLWRTLMGPTRVFRARHVAPDSIRGSFGLTDTRNTTHGSDSVVSASREIAAFFPDFSEQRWYEEEEPQLRCGPVRYSPEGGIHCAARPGGPGPA from the exons ATGACCTCGATCTTGCGGAGCCCTCAGGCTCTCCAGCTTACTCTGGCCCTGATCAAGCCTGATGCTGTTGCTCACCCCCTGATTCTGGAG GCTGTTCATCAGCAAATTCTGAGCAACAAGTTCCTTATTGTACGAATGAGAGAACTTCTGTGGAGAAAAGAAGAATGCCAGCAGTTTTACAAAGAGCATGAAG GGCGTTTTTTCTATCAGCGGCTGGTGGAGTTCATGGCCAG CGGGCCAATCCGAGCCTACATCCTGGCCCACAAGGATGCCATCCAGCTCTGGAGGACGCTGATGGGACCCACCAGAGTGTTTCGAGCACGTCACGTGGCCCCAGATTCAATTCGTGGAAGTTTTGGCCTCACTGACACCCGCAACACAACCCATGGCTCTG ACTCTGTGGTTTCAGCCAGTAGAGAGATTGCAGCCTTCTTCCCTGACTTCAGTGAACAGCGCTGGTATGAGGAAGAGGAGCCCCAGTTGCGCTGTGGGCCCGTGCGCTACAGCCCAGAGGGAGGCATCCACTGTGCAGCCAGACCAGGAGGCCCAGGACCAGCCTGA